The following are from one region of the Salmo trutta chromosome 22, fSalTru1.1, whole genome shotgun sequence genome:
- the si:ch211-212d10.1 gene encoding granzyme-like protein 2, which produces MGIPLNLGTLVLMLNFYSKVHAGRIYGGKEAVPYSRPYMVLLERATTNILKPKNCAGLLVREDFVMTAAHCNGRSIKVKLGVHNVHQESAQEMFVKQAFPHPYYDNEEHYNDIMLLKLEKNVLFTDRVRPIGLPQTEDEEVPKDCLVSGWGFNIRGVNKGSSVLLDLNVTLDESQVCSDNHAFCSSGLNGPGRGDSGSPLVCNGVAYGVVSCSMEKLYIYTRIPDYLDWITNTMNN; this is translated from the exons ATGGGCATTCCACTGAACCTGGGTACTCTGGTCCTAATGCTCAACTTCTACAGCAAAG TGCATGCAGGGCGCATCTATGGGGGCAAGGAGGCCGTGCCTTACAGCAGACCCTACATGGTCCTCCTGGAGAGGGCTACCACCAACATTCTGAAGCCCAAAAACTGTGCTGGCCTTCTAGTGAGAGAGGACTTTGTGATGACTGCTGCCCACTGCAATGGGAG ATCCATTAAGGTCAAGCTGGGAGTCCACAACGTGCACCAGGAAAGCGCTCAGGAAATGTTTGTGAAACAGGCATTTCCACATCCATATTATGATAATGAAGAACATTATAATGATATCATGCTACTCAAG CTGGAGAAGAATGTACTTTTCACCGACCGTGTGAGACCCATTGGCCTCCCGCAGACAGAAGATGAGGAGGTGCCCAAGGACTGTCTGGTGTCAGGCTGGGGCTTCAATATCAGGGGAGTAAACAAAGGATCCTCTGTGCTACTGGACCTCAACGTGACACTGGATGAGAGTCAAGTATGCTCAGACAACCATGCGTTCTGCTCTTCAGGACTAAATGGACCTGGTCGG GGAGACTCCGGTAGTCCATTGGTCTGTAACGGTGTGGCCTATGGGGTGGTGTCCTGCTCTATGGAAAAACTCTACATTTACACGCGCATCCCTGACTACCTGGACTGGATCACCAACACCATGAATAATTGA